In Streptomyces durocortorensis, a genomic segment contains:
- a CDS encoding alpha/beta fold hydrolase: MSSYRQPGVVLTDRRFTVPLDHSDPGGEQIEVYGREAVAASRAGDELPWLVYLEGGPGFGARRFVGTEAWLGRALREFRVLLLDQRGTGLSTPANRQTLPLRGGPREQADYLAHFRSDSIVRDCELIRPRLTGGGPWTVLGQSFGGFCAVRYLSSAPEGLAAALITGGLPSLDAHADDVYRAAYPRIERKVAAHYARYPQDVERARAIAAYLAEHRPESAGHRLTPEGFQSLGILLGSGSGSHQLHYLLENAFVRTPHGTELSDTFQEALRTATSFAGHPLYALLHEAIYGQGERATAWSAERVRADFPQFDAAAALKGDGPLLLTGETIHPWHFDVDPALRPLRETAELLARRTDWPVLYDPERLAANEVPAAAAVYHDDMYVDTADSLRTAAAIRGLRTWVTNEYEHDGVRAGGPRVLDRLLALVRGEA; encoded by the coding sequence GTGAGCAGTTACCGGCAGCCCGGTGTCGTCCTCACCGACCGGCGTTTCACCGTGCCCCTGGACCACAGCGACCCCGGCGGCGAGCAGATCGAGGTCTACGGCCGGGAGGCGGTGGCGGCCTCCCGGGCCGGTGACGAGCTGCCCTGGCTGGTCTACCTGGAGGGCGGCCCCGGCTTCGGCGCGCGCCGGTTCGTCGGCACGGAGGCCTGGCTCGGCCGCGCCCTGCGCGAGTTCCGGGTCCTCCTCCTCGACCAGCGCGGCACCGGACTGTCCACCCCCGCCAACCGGCAGACCCTGCCGCTGCGCGGCGGCCCGCGCGAACAGGCCGACTACCTCGCCCACTTCCGCTCCGACTCCATCGTCCGCGACTGCGAGCTGATCCGGCCGCGGCTCACCGGCGGAGGACCCTGGACGGTCCTCGGGCAGTCCTTCGGCGGGTTCTGCGCCGTCCGTTATCTCTCCTCGGCGCCCGAGGGCCTCGCGGCGGCCCTCATCACCGGTGGGCTGCCCTCGCTGGACGCCCACGCGGACGACGTCTACCGGGCCGCGTACCCCCGTATCGAACGCAAGGTCGCCGCCCACTACGCCCGCTACCCGCAGGACGTCGAGCGCGCCCGCGCCATCGCCGCGTACCTCGCCGAACACCGGCCCGAGAGTGCCGGACACCGGCTGACGCCCGAGGGCTTCCAGTCGCTCGGCATCCTGCTGGGCTCGGGCAGCGGCAGCCACCAGCTCCACTACCTGCTGGAGAACGCCTTCGTCCGCACCCCGCACGGCACGGAACTCTCCGACACCTTCCAGGAGGCCCTGCGCACCGCCACGTCCTTTGCCGGGCACCCCCTGTACGCCCTGCTGCACGAGGCCATCTACGGGCAGGGCGAACGCGCCACGGCCTGGTCCGCCGAACGCGTACGGGCCGACTTCCCGCAGTTCGACGCGGCGGCCGCGCTGAAGGGCGACGGGCCCCTCCTCCTCACCGGCGAGACCATCCACCCCTGGCACTTCGACGTCGACCCGGCGCTGCGCCCGCTGCGCGAGACCGCCGAACTCCTCGCGCGGCGCACGGACTGGCCCGTCCTCTACGACCCCGAGCGGCTCGCCGCCAACGAGGTCCCCGCCGCGGCGGCCGTCTACCACGACGACATGTACGTCGATACCGCCGACTCGCTGCGCACGGCGGCGGCGATCCGGGGGCTGCGCACCTGGGTCACCAACGAGTACGAGCACGACGGGGTGCGCGCGGGCGGCCCCCGGGTGCTCGACCGGCTGCTCGCGCTGGTGCGGGGTGAGGCCTGA
- a CDS encoding rhodanese-like domain-containing protein: MTSPASLSPAQAAARLEEFTVIDVRAPGEYAAGHVPGALNIPLDKLPDALPALKSASARGSLLVVCASGVRSTRACEILAGADIEAATLTGGTSAWQGDGRGLDRPEGARTTWPMERQVRLVAGSLVVAGLAAGVRYPAARWLSAGIGTGLVYSAVSNTCGMASVLSKLPYNRAPRSATDLDATLEALQR; encoded by the coding sequence GTGACCAGCCCCGCATCTCTCTCCCCCGCCCAGGCCGCAGCCCGCTTGGAGGAGTTCACCGTCATCGACGTGCGGGCTCCCGGCGAGTACGCGGCGGGACATGTGCCCGGCGCCCTGAACATCCCGCTCGACAAGCTTCCCGACGCGCTGCCCGCCCTCAAGTCCGCCTCGGCGCGCGGTTCGCTGCTGGTGGTGTGCGCCTCCGGGGTCCGCTCCACGCGGGCCTGCGAGATCCTCGCGGGCGCGGACATCGAGGCCGCGACCCTGACCGGCGGCACCTCGGCCTGGCAGGGCGACGGCCGCGGCCTGGACCGCCCCGAGGGCGCGCGCACCACCTGGCCCATGGAGCGTCAGGTGCGGCTCGTCGCGGGCTCACTGGTGGTGGCCGGTCTCGCGGCGGGCGTCCGCTACCCGGCGGCGCGCTGGCTGTCCGCCGGCATCGGCACGGGCCTCGTCTACTCGGCGGTCAGCAACACCTGCGGGATGGCCTCGGTCCTCTCGAAGCTGCCGTACAACCGGGCCCCGCGCTCGGCCACCGACCTGGACGCCACCCTGGAGGCGCTCCAGCGCTGA
- a CDS encoding PIG-L deacetylase family protein, translating to MTQHRLEPMPADWQRALAVVAHPDDLEYGAAAAVAEWTDGGREVVYLLASRGEAGIDTLPPEECAPVREREQRASAAVVGVRTVEFLDHRDGVIEYGIGLRRDIAAAVRRHRPELVVTLNHRDTWGGVAWNTPDHRAVGRATLDAVADAGNRWIFPELAEQGLQPWNGVRWTAVAGSDRPTHAVDATAGFERSVRSLLEHRAYIEALTQEDPERYCRSFLEGMVGGAAERFDGRPAVTFEVFAH from the coding sequence ATGACGCAGCATCGACTCGAACCCATGCCCGCCGACTGGCAGCGCGCCCTGGCCGTGGTCGCGCACCCCGACGACCTGGAGTACGGCGCTGCCGCCGCCGTGGCGGAGTGGACCGACGGCGGCCGCGAGGTCGTCTACCTCCTGGCCAGCCGGGGCGAGGCCGGGATCGACACCCTCCCGCCGGAGGAGTGCGCTCCGGTACGGGAGCGGGAGCAGCGGGCCAGTGCCGCCGTCGTCGGCGTACGGACGGTTGAGTTCCTCGACCACCGCGACGGAGTGATCGAGTACGGCATCGGGCTGCGCCGCGACATCGCCGCGGCCGTCCGGCGCCACCGCCCCGAGCTGGTGGTCACCCTCAACCACCGGGACACCTGGGGCGGGGTCGCCTGGAACACCCCGGACCACCGTGCGGTCGGGCGCGCCACGCTGGACGCGGTGGCGGACGCGGGCAACCGCTGGATCTTCCCGGAACTGGCCGAGCAGGGCCTCCAGCCGTGGAACGGGGTGCGCTGGACGGCCGTGGCGGGCAGCGACCGGCCCACCCACGCGGTCGACGCCACGGCGGGCTTCGAACGCTCGGTCCGGTCTCTGCTGGAGCACCGCGCCTACATCGAGGCGCTGACGCAGGAGGACCCGGAGCGGTACTGCCGGTCCTTCCTGGAAGGCATGGTCGGGGGCGCCGCGGAGCGGTTCGACGGCCGGCCGGCGGTCACCTTCGAGGTCTTCGCCCACTGA
- a CDS encoding helix-turn-helix domain-containing protein: MKEHDRDDPELEAVLSGVGPRLRRLRKDRGVTLSALSDATGISVSTLSRLESGGRRPSLELMLPIARAHEVPLDDLVGAPAVGDPRVRAAPIVQHGRTMVPLTARPGGLQAYKMIQEPGSGEAPEQRTHEGYEWLFVLSGKLRLLLAEHDLVLEPGEAAEFDTRLPHWFGPAEGKPVEFLSLFGPQGERMHVRAKPKPKRG; this comes from the coding sequence ATGAAGGAACACGACCGGGACGATCCGGAACTCGAAGCGGTGCTCTCCGGCGTCGGCCCCAGGCTGCGCCGTCTGCGCAAGGATCGCGGAGTCACCCTCTCCGCGCTCTCGGACGCCACCGGAATCTCCGTCTCCACGCTCTCCCGGCTGGAGTCCGGCGGTCGCCGCCCCAGCCTTGAGCTGATGCTTCCCATCGCCCGCGCCCACGAGGTGCCGCTCGACGACCTGGTGGGCGCTCCCGCGGTCGGCGACCCCCGGGTACGGGCCGCGCCGATCGTGCAGCACGGCCGGACGATGGTGCCGCTGACCGCCCGTCCCGGCGGGCTCCAGGCGTACAAGATGATCCAGGAGCCCGGCAGCGGCGAGGCGCCGGAGCAGCGCACGCACGAGGGGTACGAGTGGCTGTTCGTGCTGTCCGGGAAGCTCCGGCTGCTGCTGGCCGAACACGATCTGGTGCTGGAGCCGGGGGAGGCCGCCGAGTTCGACACGCGGCTGCCGCACTGGTTCGGACCGGCGGAGGGCAAGCCGGTGGAGTTTCTCAGTCTCTTCGGCCCGCAGGGTGAGCGCATGCACGTGCGGGCGAAGCCGAAGCCGAAGCGGGGCTGA
- a CDS encoding NADPH:quinone oxidoreductase family protein, which produces MQAWRVHRNGEPGEVMRLEETDRPTPGEGQVLVEVRAANVNFPDALLCRGQYQVRPPLPFTPGVEVCGTTEDGRRVLATPALPYGGFADHVVADEAALLPAPEALDDAEAAALHIGYQTGWFGLHRRAHLQPGETLLVHAAAGGVGSAAVQLGKAAGATVIGVVGGPEKAAVARELGCDMVIDRRSEDIVGVVKEATGGRGADVVYDPVGGDAYAKSVKCVAFEGRVLVVGFASGTIPAPALNHALVKNYSIVGLHWGLYNTKDPAAVRACHDELTGLAAQGIVKPLISERVPMAGAADAVQRVADGTSTGRIVVLPGGTR; this is translated from the coding sequence ATGCAGGCATGGCGAGTACACCGGAACGGTGAGCCGGGCGAGGTGATGCGCCTGGAGGAGACGGACCGGCCCACGCCCGGCGAGGGGCAGGTGCTCGTCGAGGTCCGCGCCGCGAACGTCAACTTCCCCGACGCCCTGCTCTGCCGGGGCCAGTACCAGGTGCGGCCGCCGCTGCCGTTCACCCCGGGCGTCGAGGTGTGCGGCACGACCGAGGACGGGCGGCGCGTCCTCGCCACCCCCGCCCTGCCGTACGGCGGCTTCGCCGACCACGTCGTCGCGGACGAGGCGGCCCTGCTGCCCGCCCCCGAGGCCCTGGACGACGCCGAAGCGGCCGCTCTGCACATCGGCTACCAGACCGGCTGGTTCGGACTGCACCGCCGCGCGCACCTCCAGCCCGGCGAGACCCTGCTCGTGCACGCGGCGGCGGGCGGCGTCGGCAGCGCCGCCGTCCAGCTCGGCAAGGCGGCGGGCGCCACCGTCATCGGCGTCGTCGGCGGCCCGGAGAAGGCGGCCGTCGCCCGCGAGCTCGGCTGCGACATGGTCATCGACCGGCGGAGCGAGGACATCGTCGGCGTGGTGAAGGAAGCCACCGGCGGGCGCGGCGCGGACGTCGTCTACGACCCGGTCGGCGGCGACGCGTACGCCAAGTCCGTCAAGTGCGTCGCCTTCGAGGGCCGCGTCCTGGTCGTCGGGTTCGCCAGCGGCACGATCCCCGCCCCCGCCCTCAACCACGCCTTGGTGAAGAACTACTCGATCGTCGGGCTGCACTGGGGCCTCTACAACACCAAGGACCCGGCCGCTGTCCGCGCCTGCCACGACGAGCTGACCGGGCTGGCCGCCCAGGGCATCGTCAAACCCCTGATCAGCGAGCGTGTCCCCATGGCCGGGGCCGCCGACGCCGTCCAGCGCGTCGCCGACGGCACCAGCACCGGCCGCATCGTCGTCCTGCCCGGAGGCACCCGATGA
- a CDS encoding acyl-CoA dehydrogenase family protein: MSPDAAEVRRRTRELLAAHPPATTDRTDFLKARFDAGLAWVHYPVGLGGLDAPRSLQQVVDAELAAADAPDNDPRRIGIGLGMAAPTILGFGTDEQKQRFLRPLWVGEEVWCQLFSEPGAGSDLAALATRAVRDGDDWIVDGQKVWTSSAHLARWAILIARTDPGLPKHRGISYFLCDMTDPGVEVRPLRQITGEAEFNEVFLSGVRIPDSHRLGPVGEGWKVARTTLMNERVSIGGSRIPREGGMIGPVSATWRERPDLRTHDTHQRLLTLWVEAEVARLTGERLRQQLVAGQPGPEGSGMKLAFARLNQEISGLEVELLGDEGLLYGDWTMRRPELVDFTGRDAGYRYLRSKGNSIEGGTSEVLLNIVAERVLGLPAEPRNDKDVAWKDLSR, translated from the coding sequence ATGAGCCCCGACGCCGCCGAGGTCCGCCGCCGCACCCGCGAGCTGCTCGCCGCCCATCCGCCCGCAACGACCGACCGCACCGACTTCCTGAAGGCCCGGTTCGACGCGGGCCTCGCCTGGGTCCACTACCCGGTCGGCCTCGGCGGGCTCGACGCGCCCCGCTCCCTCCAGCAGGTCGTGGACGCCGAACTCGCCGCCGCCGACGCGCCCGACAACGACCCCCGCCGGATCGGCATCGGCCTCGGCATGGCCGCGCCGACCATCCTCGGCTTCGGCACCGACGAGCAGAAGCAGCGCTTCCTGCGCCCCCTGTGGGTGGGGGAGGAGGTCTGGTGCCAGCTCTTCAGCGAGCCCGGCGCCGGGTCCGACCTCGCGGCGCTGGCCACCCGGGCGGTCCGCGACGGCGATGACTGGATCGTCGACGGGCAGAAGGTCTGGACGTCCAGCGCCCACCTCGCCCGCTGGGCCATCCTCATCGCCCGCACCGACCCCGGCCTGCCCAAGCACCGGGGCATCAGCTACTTCCTCTGCGACATGACCGACCCCGGCGTCGAGGTCCGGCCGCTGCGCCAGATCACCGGGGAGGCCGAGTTCAACGAGGTCTTCCTCTCCGGCGTACGCATCCCGGACAGCCACCGGCTCGGACCCGTCGGCGAGGGCTGGAAGGTCGCCCGGACCACCCTGATGAACGAGCGCGTCTCCATCGGCGGCTCCCGCATCCCGCGCGAGGGCGGCATGATCGGCCCGGTCTCCGCGACCTGGCGCGAACGCCCCGACCTGCGCACCCACGACACCCACCAACGCCTGCTCACCCTCTGGGTGGAGGCCGAGGTCGCCCGGCTCACCGGGGAGCGGCTGCGGCAGCAACTCGTCGCCGGACAGCCCGGACCCGAGGGCTCGGGCATGAAGCTCGCCTTCGCCCGCCTCAACCAGGAGATCAGCGGCCTGGAAGTGGAACTCCTCGGCGACGAGGGCCTGTTGTACGGCGACTGGACCATGCGCCGCCCGGAGCTGGTCGACTTCACCGGACGCGACGCCGGCTACCGCTATCTGCGGTCCAAGGGGAACTCCATCGAGGGCGGCACCAGCGAGGTCCTGCTGAACATCGTCGCCGAGCGCGTCCTCGGCCTGCCCGCCGAGCCCCGCAACGACAAGGACGTCGCCTGGAAGGACCTGAGCCGATGA
- a CDS encoding acyl-CoA dehydrogenase family protein, giving the protein MTATAQPPATPDLLYSQDEEDLRSAVRALLADRADAPTVIAATESDTPYDPRLWEALASGIGAAGLLVPEKLGGQGASHREAAVVLEELGRSVAPAPYLTSAVVATETLLALGGDDGPAAALVGELASGARTAVLAVPLGTAPAGSQKATASLDGTVRGVADAAVADVLLVPTAEGLYAVEATAPGVAVVPLVPLDLTRPLATLTLSGATGTLLADADASATAVRRGLLAGAGLLASEQLGIAEWCLTETVRHTRERHQFNRPVGSFQSLKHRMARLWLEVVSARAAARGAADALATGSPDAPLAVAVAQAYCSGVAVHAAEECVQLHGGIGMTWEHPAHLYLKRAKADSIAYGTAGSHRAAVAELAELPAP; this is encoded by the coding sequence ATGACCGCGACCGCCCAGCCGCCCGCCACCCCCGACCTCCTCTACTCCCAGGACGAGGAGGACCTGCGCTCCGCCGTACGCGCCCTCCTCGCCGACCGGGCCGACGCGCCGACGGTGATCGCGGCGACCGAGTCCGACACGCCGTACGACCCTCGGCTCTGGGAGGCACTCGCCTCCGGCATCGGCGCCGCCGGACTCCTCGTGCCGGAGAAGCTCGGCGGCCAGGGAGCATCCCACCGCGAGGCCGCCGTGGTCCTGGAGGAGCTGGGCCGCAGCGTGGCCCCGGCCCCGTATCTGACCAGCGCAGTGGTGGCCACCGAGACGCTGCTCGCACTCGGCGGGGACGACGGACCGGCCGCCGCTCTCGTCGGTGAACTGGCCTCCGGCGCCCGTACGGCGGTGCTCGCCGTGCCCTTGGGGACCGCGCCCGCAGGCTCCCAGAAGGCCACGGCCTCGCTGGACGGCACGGTCCGGGGCGTCGCCGACGCGGCCGTGGCGGACGTCCTGCTGGTGCCGACCGCCGAAGGCCTGTACGCGGTCGAGGCGACGGCCCCCGGGGTGGCGGTCGTCCCCCTCGTACCGCTCGACCTGACCCGCCCGCTCGCCACCCTCACCCTCTCCGGTGCGACCGGGACCCTGCTCGCAGACGCGGACGCGAGCGCCACCGCCGTACGGCGCGGGCTGCTCGCCGGGGCCGGGCTGCTCGCCTCCGAACAGCTCGGGATCGCCGAGTGGTGCCTGACCGAGACCGTCCGGCACACCCGCGAACGGCACCAGTTCAACCGGCCCGTGGGCTCGTTCCAGTCGCTCAAGCACCGGATGGCCCGGCTCTGGCTGGAGGTCGTCTCGGCCCGTGCCGCCGCCCGCGGCGCCGCCGACGCCCTCGCCACCGGCAGCCCGGACGCCCCGCTCGCCGTCGCCGTGGCCCAGGCGTACTGCTCCGGCGTCGCGGTCCACGCCGCCGAGGAGTGCGTACAGCTGCACGGCGGGATCGGGATGACGTGGGAGCACCCGGCGCACCTGTACCTCAAGCGCGCCAAGGCGGACTCCATCGCCTACGGCACGGCGGGCAGCCACCGTGCGGCCGTCGCGGAGCTGGCGGAACTCCCGGCTCCGTAG
- a CDS encoding ABC transporter substrate-binding protein has translation MTARSIRGAVAATLVTALSLTAAACSNPDSSTGGSATGSTSAVVGIAYEPESLSPLLGYGKDGNSKIFDGLLALDADMQLRPALAAALPEVSADGLTYTYKLRQGVKFSDGEAFSAEDVVFTYRTILDEKTNNASRAELDAVKDVTAKGEDTVVFTLKYPYAPFAQRTVLAIAPEHIAGKQDVNNGAFTTRPIGTGPYVLTKWSKGEKLSFTANPHYWDGEPEVKKFTMAIIKDDDVRATRLRSGDLDGAILPPNLAKGFADDKAKKTYAATTYDYRTVTLPSHNKVAGDTAVRRALDVAVDRETMVKAILNGDGRPAYGPVPTDSEWFTKGTERPHDLAAAKKILDEAGWKPGKDGIRVKDGVRAAFPLWYLSGDKLRQEHALAYASDAKKAGIDIRTEAGTWEVIEPRMKHDAVLAGGGSPADPDFDQYTLLKSSLAGDGFNNMAWYDNKAVDAAIEAGRRSGEPAERKKAYDTVQRELVKNPGYTFLTHIDHLYVVDDRFGALTTQVEPHDHGLASGPWWNVEKWKTESAGGTDK, from the coding sequence ATGACGGCCCGATCGATACGGGGGGCGGTCGCCGCCACGCTGGTGACCGCACTGTCCTTGACCGCGGCGGCCTGCTCCAACCCGGACAGTTCCACGGGCGGCTCCGCGACCGGCTCCACCTCGGCCGTCGTCGGCATCGCCTACGAGCCCGAGAGCCTGAGCCCGCTGCTCGGCTACGGCAAGGACGGCAACTCCAAGATCTTCGACGGGCTGCTCGCCCTGGACGCGGACATGCAGCTCCGCCCGGCTCTCGCCGCCGCGCTTCCCGAGGTCAGCGCCGACGGACTCACGTACACGTACAAGCTGCGCCAGGGCGTGAAGTTCAGCGACGGCGAGGCGTTCAGCGCCGAGGACGTCGTCTTCACCTACCGCACCATCCTCGACGAGAAGACCAACAACGCCTCCCGCGCCGAGCTGGACGCCGTCAAGGACGTCACGGCCAAGGGCGAGGACACCGTCGTCTTCACTCTCAAGTACCCCTACGCGCCCTTCGCCCAGCGCACCGTCCTGGCCATCGCCCCCGAGCACATCGCGGGCAAGCAGGACGTCAACAACGGGGCCTTCACCACCCGGCCCATCGGCACCGGACCCTACGTCCTCACCAAGTGGTCCAAGGGCGAGAAGCTCAGCTTCACCGCCAACCCCCACTACTGGGACGGCGAGCCCGAGGTGAAGAAGTTCACCATGGCGATCATCAAGGACGACGACGTGCGCGCCACCCGGCTGCGCTCCGGAGACCTCGACGGCGCGATCCTGCCGCCCAACCTCGCCAAGGGCTTCGCCGACGACAAGGCCAAGAAGACCTACGCCGCGACCACCTACGACTACCGCACGGTGACGCTCCCCTCGCACAACAAGGTCGCGGGCGACACCGCCGTACGCCGCGCCCTCGACGTCGCCGTCGACCGCGAGACCATGGTCAAGGCCATCCTCAACGGCGACGGCAGGCCCGCCTACGGGCCCGTCCCCACCGACAGCGAGTGGTTCACCAAGGGCACCGAACGCCCCCACGACCTCGCCGCCGCGAAGAAGATCCTGGACGAGGCGGGATGGAAGCCCGGCAAGGACGGCATCCGCGTCAAGGACGGCGTGCGCGCCGCGTTCCCGCTCTGGTACCTCAGCGGTGACAAGCTCCGCCAGGAGCACGCCCTCGCCTACGCCTCCGACGCCAAGAAGGCGGGTATCGACATCCGCACCGAGGCCGGGACCTGGGAGGTCATCGAGCCCCGGATGAAGCACGACGCCGTTCTCGCGGGCGGCGGCTCGCCCGCCGACCCCGACTTCGACCAGTACACCCTGCTGAAGTCCTCCCTCGCGGGCGACGGCTTCAACAACATGGCCTGGTACGACAACAAGGCCGTCGACGCCGCCATCGAGGCGGGCCGCAGGAGCGGCGAGCCGGCCGAGCGGAAGAAGGCGTACGACACCGTCCAGCGCGAGCTGGTGAAGAACCCGGGCTACACCTTCCTCACCCACATCGACCACCTCTACGTCGTCGACGACCGCTTCGGCGCGCTCACCACCCAGGTCGAGCCGCACGACCACGGGCTGGCCTCCGGCCCCTGGTGGAACGTCGAGAAGTGGAAGACCGAGAGCGCCGGAGGCACGGACAAGTGA
- a CDS encoding ABC transporter permease codes for MARMTGRRALFAVPVLLTVTFGVFAVAAASPFDPVKAYAGTAGLTASQENLDQLRANLGVDQPLVARWWNWLTSALQGDLGDSSVMRQPVADVIAERLGWSVLLAATAFLIAILLGTGLGVLAARRPGGWLDRGVSSAAYTLEAAPAFWLGLLAIWVFALKLDVLPAGGLTDTASETITFGQVASHLVLPAAVLGVSQLPWFFLYVRQGVTDALAEDPVRGARARGLSERTVLLGHALRSGMLPMLTLIGSRVPELITGALLIETVFSWPGIAAATVQAATSVDFSLLAALTVLATAAVLLGNLLSDLLYGLADPRVAFDG; via the coding sequence ATGGCACGGATGACGGGACGGCGGGCCCTGTTCGCCGTCCCGGTCCTCCTCACCGTCACCTTCGGTGTGTTCGCCGTCGCCGCCGCGTCCCCCTTCGACCCGGTCAAGGCGTACGCGGGCACCGCCGGGCTCACCGCGTCCCAGGAGAACCTGGACCAGCTCCGGGCCAACCTCGGCGTCGACCAGCCGCTGGTGGCCCGCTGGTGGAACTGGCTGACCTCGGCCCTCCAGGGCGATCTGGGCGACTCCAGCGTGATGCGCCAGCCCGTCGCCGACGTCATCGCGGAGCGCCTGGGCTGGTCCGTCCTGCTGGCCGCCACCGCCTTCCTCATCGCGATCCTGCTCGGTACCGGACTCGGCGTCCTCGCCGCCCGCAGGCCCGGCGGCTGGCTCGACCGGGGCGTCAGCTCCGCCGCGTACACCCTGGAAGCCGCCCCCGCCTTCTGGCTCGGGCTGCTCGCCATCTGGGTCTTCGCCCTGAAGCTGGACGTCCTCCCGGCCGGCGGACTCACCGACACCGCCAGCGAGACCATCACCTTCGGCCAGGTCGCCTCCCACCTCGTCCTGCCCGCGGCGGTCCTCGGGGTCTCCCAGCTGCCGTGGTTCTTCCTCTACGTACGGCAAGGAGTCACCGACGCCCTGGCCGAGGACCCGGTCCGCGGTGCCCGCGCCCGGGGGCTGAGCGAGCGCACCGTGCTCCTCGGCCACGCGCTGCGCTCCGGGATGCTGCCGATGCTCACCCTGATCGGCTCCCGCGTCCCCGAACTCATCACCGGCGCCCTGCTCATCGAGACCGTCTTCAGCTGGCCCGGCATCGCCGCCGCCACCGTGCAGGCCGCCACCTCCGTCGACTTCTCCCTGCTCGCCGCGCTCACGGTGCTCGCCACCGCCGCGGTCCTGCTCGGCAACCTGCTCTCCGACCTCCTCTACGGGCTCGCCGACCCCCGGGTGGCCTTCGATGGCTGA
- a CDS encoding ABC transporter permease codes for MAETALAPPGRTTRRVRVVTSVVIVAAVALAVLIVPPLAQLDQQAVDLSNKLHPPSWAHPFGTDDVGRDLLLRCVYGLRVSLLVGLVAALTATVIGTAIGALAGAFGGWPDRVVMRVVDALSSIPHLLLGIFIVAMFRPGVWPVVISVALTHWISTARIVRSEVLSLRSRPFIDAAVSGGASRTRVIVRHLLPGVLPQAGLAAVLMVPHAMWHESALSFLGLGLPAHQASLGNLVQSARGSLLAGDWWPTLFPGLFLIIPTLALAGLAGAWRDRINPRRKSELML; via the coding sequence ATGGCTGAGACCGCACTCGCCCCGCCGGGCCGCACCACCCGCCGCGTCCGGGTCGTCACCTCCGTGGTGATCGTCGCCGCCGTCGCGCTGGCCGTCCTGATCGTGCCGCCGCTGGCCCAGCTCGACCAGCAGGCCGTCGACCTCTCCAACAAGCTCCACCCGCCGTCCTGGGCCCATCCCTTCGGCACCGACGACGTCGGCCGCGACCTGCTGCTGCGCTGTGTCTACGGACTCCGCGTCTCGCTGCTCGTCGGCCTGGTCGCCGCCCTCACCGCCACCGTCATCGGCACCGCGATCGGTGCGCTGGCCGGGGCGTTCGGCGGCTGGCCGGACCGCGTCGTGATGCGGGTCGTCGACGCCCTGTCCTCCATCCCGCACCTCCTGCTGGGCATCTTCATCGTCGCGATGTTCCGGCCCGGCGTCTGGCCGGTCGTCATCTCGGTCGCCCTGACCCACTGGATCTCGACCGCCCGGATCGTCCGCTCCGAGGTGCTCTCCCTGCGCTCGCGCCCCTTCATCGACGCGGCCGTCTCCGGCGGGGCCTCGCGCACCCGGGTCATCGTGCGGCACCTGCTGCCCGGGGTGCTCCCGCAGGCCGGTCTCGCGGCGGTGCTGATGGTGCCGCACGCGATGTGGCACGAGTCCGCGCTGTCCTTCCTCGGCCTCGGGCTCCCGGCCCATCAGGCGAGCCTCGGCAACCTCGTCCAGTCCGCGCGCGGTTCGCTGCTCGCGGGGGACTGGTGGCCGACGCTCTTCCCCGGCCTCTTCCTGATCATCCCGACCCTTGCGCTGGCCGGTCTCGCCGGAGCGTGGCGCGACCGGATCAACCCGCGCCGGAAATCGGAGCTGATGCTGTGA